ACATCTTCGGTCAATTGGCTTTGGTAAAGGTTAGAGGTGTGCCAAATCTTGGTGGCTTGCTCGAAAACGTTATCGGTGATTTGCTCGTTGCTGTAGCCAAAGTTACAAACCCCGATCCCGCTGGTGAAGTCAAGGTAGGTCTGACCGTTTTTATCGGTGAGGTGCCAGTCGTGGCCGGCAACGATGTCAATGGGGTATTGGTTGTAGGTATTAAAAATATTACTCATGGGCTGCTCCTTTTAAGCGCTGACCTGGTGGGCCAGGGCGGTCCCTGACTGGGTGAGGTCATTAGTGATTGAAACGTTAGCAACGCCCCTCTTTAGGGCGGAAAAAGCGGCGGTTAGTTTCGGCATCATACCGGCCGTGATTTGGTGGTGGGCGAAGAGTTGGTTGGCACCGGTCTGATCAAGGCGTGGCAAGACCTTGCCAGCCTTTAAGACCCCGGGCACGTCGGTTAAGAGGACGAGCTTGCTGGCGCCAAGTCGGGTGGCAATTTCGGCGGCGGCCGTGTCAGCGTTAACGTTTAAGAGTTGACCGCTGGCTGTTTGGGCCAACGGGGCTAAGACGCCAATTTCGTTGGTCAGAAGTTGGTCCAGCCATGCCTGATTGACCCCGGTGATCTGGCCGACCTCACCAAAGTGGGGCTGGTCGAGGTAATTACCAGCTAGTAAGTGGTGGTCGTTAGTGTTTAGGCCAACCACGGGGAGGTGGTGAGTGGTCAACTGGTGGCACAGGGCCGGTTGAACCACCCCTAATAAGACGGCTTGAATCACTTCTAGGCAGGCTGGGGTGGAAACCCGGACCCCGTCTTCCTTGTGGTTAGGCAGCTTCATCAGGTCCAGCCACTGGCTAATCTGGGGTCCGCCGCCGTGGATGATCAAGACGTGTTTTTCCTGGGCGCGCCACTTGGCAAGTTGGTGGTAGAACTGGTCGTCTAAGAGTTTACTGGCGTGGCCGCCAACTTTGATAACGATGGTCTCTGTCATAAGCCCCTCCTAGTTGTGGTACGAGGCGTTGATCTTGACGTACTGGTAGGTCAGGTCACACCCCCAGGCCTGGCCGAGCGCCTTGCCGTTATGGAGGTCGACTTTAACGTTTACCTGGTTTTCGTGGAGGTGGCTGGCAACCACCTGTGGGTCAATCAGATAGGCCTGACTGTCCTTGACGACGGGTTGGTCGTTGAGCCAAACGTCAACGTGGTTGGTGTCCAAGTGGGCCTTGGTTTGTCCAATTGCCCCCATCAGGCGCCCTCAGTTCGGGTCCTCGCCGAAGATGGCGGCCTTGACCAGGTTAGAGCCGACAATGGCCTTAGCCACCATTTGGGCTTCGTCGTGGTTGTAGGCGTGCAAAACGTCGGCTTCG
The nucleotide sequence above comes from Limosilactobacillus fermentum. Encoded proteins:
- the argB gene encoding acetylglutamate kinase, which produces MTETIVIKVGGHASKLLDDQFYHQLAKWRAQEKHVLIIHGGGPQISQWLDLMKLPNHKEDGVRVSTPACLEVIQAVLLGVVQPALCHQLTTHHLPVVGLNTNDHHLLAGNYLDQPHFGEVGQITGVNQAWLDQLLTNEIGVLAPLAQTASGQLLNVNADTAAAEIATRLGASKLVLLTDVPGVLKAGKVLPRLDQTGANQLFAHHQITAGMMPKLTAAFSALKRGVANVSITNDLTQSGTALAHQVSA